In a genomic window of Halalkalicoccus sp. CG83:
- a CDS encoding Na+/H+ antiporter NhaC family protein has translation MSEYGLLALAPPLVAIVLAMATRQTLVSLFAGVWIGAVMVADWNPIAATALATDWIVEVIMTPFNARFLVLIMFMGAGAAFIYKSGGILALERWIGHRIETARDSQVLTWLIGIFIFFDSYTSTIVTGNATRELSEENDSSREMHSYVLDSTTSPVTTFGPVSNWIGFQVSMIIVGFEALDVTTDELGVTAFGIFLQSIPWNIYCFMAFFMVGLIAITQRFYGPMLDAEWRARTTGQTIREDATPLSDITTDVGEPSRKNPKLINFFLPIIVLLVVGIVSMWWLGGGYQPGVDIATAFQETDVALGLLYAAFAFMVVGMIGALGYGTLDLDEASDTIINGFKTMMIAAAIIVLAWTIGFAAEEVGTAEYIVNAMVSGGVPGSFLPLIIFVAAMFIAFTTGTSWGTMGILTPLAVPLGYELVGIGILPVLMGVLFGGAIWGDHCSPISDTTVMSSIFAGADHIDHVNTQIPFAMTAAGVTVLILLLYAVGLQQVFIALPLAFVLTTIAVFALNKWDTRRKNLPEVMPTREEIESHELHRESSDQQKRTTNGDYDLLDTIPLVALGVVFTYLALVFAFATLGG, from the coding sequence ATGTCTGAATACGGCCTCCTCGCGCTTGCGCCGCCTCTCGTGGCCATTGTCTTGGCGATGGCCACCAGACAGACCCTCGTTTCCCTGTTCGCAGGGGTCTGGATCGGTGCAGTAATGGTCGCAGACTGGAACCCGATCGCCGCGACGGCCCTCGCAACCGACTGGATCGTCGAAGTCATCATGACGCCCTTCAACGCGAGATTTCTCGTGTTGATCATGTTCATGGGGGCCGGTGCAGCGTTCATCTACAAATCGGGGGGGATCCTCGCGCTCGAACGTTGGATCGGACACCGAATCGAGACTGCACGCGATTCACAGGTCCTCACGTGGTTGATCGGGATCTTCATCTTCTTCGACTCCTATACGAGTACGATCGTCACCGGCAATGCGACACGCGAACTGTCCGAGGAGAACGATAGCTCCCGGGAGATGCACTCCTATGTGCTCGACTCGACGACCTCACCCGTGACGACGTTCGGTCCCGTCTCCAACTGGATCGGATTTCAGGTCTCGATGATCATCGTCGGATTCGAGGCACTTGACGTTACGACCGATGAGCTCGGCGTCACTGCCTTCGGCATCTTCCTGCAGAGCATTCCGTGGAACATCTACTGTTTCATGGCGTTTTTCATGGTCGGACTGATCGCGATCACACAGCGGTTCTACGGTCCGATGCTCGATGCCGAATGGCGTGCCCGAACCACGGGCCAAACGATCCGTGAGGACGCAACCCCCTTATCGGATATCACGACCGATGTGGGTGAGCCGAGTCGGAAGAACCCGAAACTCATCAACTTCTTTCTCCCGATCATCGTCCTGCTCGTCGTCGGAATCGTCTCGATGTGGTGGCTCGGAGGCGGATATCAGCCCGGTGTCGATATCGCAACCGCGTTCCAGGAGACGGACGTCGCTCTCGGGTTGCTCTATGCGGCGTTTGCATTCATGGTCGTCGGAATGATTGGCGCCCTCGGTTATGGGACGTTGGACCTCGACGAAGCCAGTGACACGATCATCAACGGCTTCAAGACGATGATGATCGCTGCAGCGATCATCGTTCTGGCCTGGACGATCGGCTTCGCTGCCGAAGAAGTCGGAACCGCCGAATACATCGTCAACGCGATGGTGAGCGGTGGCGTTCCGGGCTCGTTCCTCCCCCTCATTATCTTCGTTGCCGCGATGTTCATCGCGTTCACCACTGGAACGTCATGGGGAACGATGGGTATTTTGACTCCGCTGGCCGTCCCGCTTGGATACGAACTGGTCGGTATCGGAATCCTGCCGGTACTTATGGGCGTTCTGTTCGGCGGCGCGATCTGGGGTGATCACTGCTCCCCGATCAGCGATACAACGGTCATGTCCTCGATATTCGCCGGTGCTGACCACATCGATCACGTCAACACTCAGATCCCGTTCGCGATGACTGCCGCGGGAGTAACCGTCCTTATTCTACTGCTGTACGCCGTTGGCCTCCAACAGGTGTTTATCGCTCTGCCGCTGGCGTTCGTCCTTACGACTATCGCCGTGTTTGCGCTCAACAAGTGGGATACACGACGAAAGAACCTCCCCGAGGTGATGCCGACGAGAGAGGAGATCGAGAGCCATGAACTGCATCGCGAGTCGAGCGATCAGCAGAAGCGGACGACCAACGGAGACTACGATCTACTCGATACGATACCGTTGGTCGCCCTCGGGGTCGTCTTCACCTATCTCGCACTCGTATTCGCATTCGCAACGCTGGGAGGATAA
- a CDS encoding asparaginase produces MGVAGGTGLASSTAVGTPASTKGDQTKDSSQRSGTVVQVLSMGGTIASTPGEGGASPSQSGEALIESVPELEDHADEILVDQVTQLGSFNLDHDDVADLGDAAREVEDVADGIVVTHGTDTMEESAYHLDLALDLDIPIVFTGAQRRPDEVSSDGPANLVTAFRAATHDDIRTGVYIAFNEELHAARDVTKSHSSKLETFESPGGKGPVAIFTRDEVQLHREPGSKSVELSSLRTDKTVTIVSSGQGMDDRQIRFAIEQNDDGIVLDAFGLGNTSETLSIAVRDAINGGIPVVVTSRTHAGTLAAIYGNGGGETLQGYGALSGEDLPAHKARIKLLLALEETTSMSELEDVFGSW; encoded by the coding sequence ATGGGCGTTGCTGGTGGAACAGGACTCGCCAGTAGCACTGCTGTTGGCACTCCGGCTTCAACCAAAGGAGATCAAACGAAGGACTCATCGCAACGTTCCGGGACCGTCGTACAGGTATTGAGTATGGGTGGGACGATCGCGAGTACACCGGGAGAAGGTGGTGCATCGCCGTCTCAAAGCGGTGAGGCACTGATCGAGTCAGTTCCTGAATTAGAAGACCATGCCGACGAAATCCTCGTTGATCAGGTCACCCAACTCGGCAGTTTTAATCTCGATCATGACGACGTGGCCGATCTCGGTGATGCCGCTCGCGAAGTAGAAGACGTCGCAGACGGCATCGTCGTTACCCATGGTACGGATACGATGGAGGAATCGGCATACCATCTCGATTTAGCGCTCGATCTCGATATTCCGATCGTGTTTACGGGGGCACAGCGACGTCCTGATGAAGTGAGTTCGGACGGGCCCGCAAATCTCGTCACCGCGTTCCGTGCGGCCACACACGACGACATCCGTACTGGCGTCTATATCGCGTTCAACGAAGAACTGCATGCAGCACGTGACGTGACCAAAAGTCACTCCAGTAAACTAGAGACGTTCGAGTCCCCTGGTGGAAAAGGACCGGTTGCTATCTTCACTCGAGATGAAGTACAGCTGCATCGGGAGCCGGGTAGTAAATCCGTTGAGCTCTCGTCTCTGCGTACTGATAAGACTGTCACGATCGTTTCCTCTGGTCAGGGGATGGACGATCGGCAGATTCGATTTGCCATCGAACAGAATGACGATGGGATCGTTCTCGATGCGTTTGGACTCGGGAACACGAGTGAAACGCTGAGTATTGCCGTTCGAGACGCGATCAACGGTGGAATTCCCGTCGTTGTAACCTCTCGAACGCACGCTGGGACACTCGCTGCGATCTATGGGAACGGGGGTGGCGAGACGCTCCAAGGGTATGGTGCACTGAGTGGTGAGGATCTACCGGCGCACAAAGCACGGATCAAACTCCTGCTAGCTCTCGAAGAGACGACCAGTATGAGCGAGCTCGAGGACGTCTTCGGGTCGTGGTAA
- a CDS encoding putative baseplate assembly protein → MGLDVPNLDDRNFDSLVEDSTKRIPVYSEEWTNHNAHDPGITILELLAWITESDIYRLNRLGDAHVRKYLQLMGAEATPVPPTPASTRLLLDPPDVLDGTRISVGESLVVDDGSASPKRFETTAPITLTTAQIATIMTEHSRGRVDNTNANRTEGIYFHPFGEEARRGSTTYLGFDGDPFGAADVLQIAVEYHEDDLPAPASHGDEASTFEPSVSVTWEHCTNYDEWYRNDVWIEVHISEDGTNDTEDTTDDLYRGGSITLERPSEWIEEPAAILDEDRALFWLRATVEEPGYEVPPQLDTIALNVVEAEHRARVVELTPLERADGATATSARPGQTFVFDEQPILSARLLVGGTKWQQVEHFDASGPDDRHYVLDRSRGEVRFGDNVRGSVPAAGQSVVAEAYTCGGGTAGNVQPSASWRFERPELGGPNGSAGLGVEPLVPPAGGTDAESVEAALIRLQRDRRTPYRAVAPADYRAVATSTPGLRFGRAATVVDREDPLEDCEPHNTVRVVVVPFSKLDRPIPSRGFLRAVERHLEEHRLLTDRIAVEPPTYVGISVSAEIELRSGYSEQGRSSAVTSALNEFLHPLRGFDGDGWPFGRPVYPSELYETIEGVEGVECARALSIAASGTFETDPDGTVLIGDGSEGRPLSLVYPKSHQIAVAPDRTDCGGT, encoded by the coding sequence ATGGGCCTGGACGTCCCCAACCTCGACGACCGGAACTTCGACTCGCTCGTTGAGGACTCCACGAAACGGATCCCGGTGTACTCAGAGGAGTGGACCAACCACAACGCCCACGACCCCGGAATCACCATCCTAGAGCTGCTCGCGTGGATCACCGAGTCGGACATCTATCGGCTGAACCGCCTCGGTGATGCCCACGTCAGGAAGTACCTGCAGCTAATGGGGGCCGAGGCTACCCCGGTGCCGCCGACGCCGGCGTCAACGCGCCTGCTGCTCGACCCTCCGGATGTGCTTGACGGCACCCGGATCTCGGTCGGAGAGTCGCTCGTGGTCGACGACGGGTCGGCATCGCCCAAGCGCTTCGAGACGACGGCGCCGATCACACTGACGACCGCGCAGATCGCGACGATCATGACGGAACACAGCCGTGGGCGCGTCGACAACACGAACGCCAACCGAACCGAGGGGATCTACTTCCACCCGTTCGGTGAGGAAGCGCGGCGAGGAAGCACTACCTACCTCGGGTTCGACGGTGACCCGTTTGGCGCGGCCGACGTCCTACAGATCGCGGTCGAGTACCACGAGGACGACCTGCCGGCGCCGGCGTCCCACGGGGACGAGGCATCGACGTTCGAGCCGTCCGTCTCGGTCACCTGGGAGCACTGCACCAACTACGACGAGTGGTACCGCAACGACGTCTGGATCGAGGTCCACATTTCCGAGGACGGCACGAACGACACCGAGGACACCACTGACGACCTCTACCGCGGCGGATCGATCACCCTGGAACGGCCGTCGGAGTGGATCGAGGAGCCGGCGGCGATCCTTGATGAGGACCGAGCGCTGTTCTGGCTGCGCGCGACCGTGGAGGAGCCAGGGTACGAGGTACCTCCACAACTCGACACGATCGCTCTGAACGTCGTCGAAGCCGAACACAGGGCTCGGGTCGTCGAGTTGACTCCTCTCGAGCGGGCCGACGGCGCCACCGCGACATCAGCCCGACCCGGGCAGACGTTCGTCTTCGATGAGCAACCGATCCTCTCAGCTCGGCTCCTCGTCGGGGGCACGAAGTGGCAGCAAGTCGAACACTTCGACGCTTCGGGTCCCGACGACCGTCACTACGTCCTCGATCGCTCGCGCGGCGAGGTCCGGTTCGGCGACAACGTGCGGGGGTCGGTGCCGGCGGCGGGCCAGTCGGTCGTCGCCGAAGCGTACACTTGCGGCGGCGGGACGGCGGGGAACGTCCAGCCGTCGGCGTCCTGGCGGTTCGAACGTCCCGAACTCGGCGGTCCCAACGGCTCCGCTGGTCTCGGCGTCGAGCCACTCGTCCCGCCCGCCGGCGGCACCGACGCAGAGTCCGTCGAGGCTGCACTGATCCGATTGCAGCGCGACCGACGGACGCCGTATCGCGCGGTCGCTCCCGCGGATTACCGCGCAGTGGCGACGAGTACGCCCGGCCTCCGGTTCGGGCGTGCGGCGACGGTGGTCGACCGCGAGGACCCCCTCGAGGACTGCGAACCGCACAACACGGTCCGCGTGGTGGTTGTCCCGTTCAGCAAACTCGACCGACCGATCCCGAGTCGGGGGTTTCTGAGAGCGGTCGAACGCCACCTGGAGGAACACCGCCTCCTCACGGACCGAATAGCGGTCGAACCGCCGACGTACGTCGGGATCAGCGTCTCGGCGGAGATCGAGCTCCGGTCGGGATACTCCGAGCAGGGGCGATCGAGCGCCGTCACATCAGCTCTCAACGAGTTCTTACACCCCTTGCGCGGCTTCGACGGCGACGGGTGGCCCTTCGGTCGACCGGTGTACCCCTCGGAGCTGTACGAGACGATCGAGGGCGTTGAGGGCGTCGAGTGCGCTCGCGCGCTCTCCATCGCCGCCAGCGGTACGTTCGAGACCGACCCGGACGGCACCGTCCTGATCGGTGACGGATCCGAGGGACGGCCGCTCAGCCTCGTGTACCCGAAGTCCCACCAGATCGCCGTCGCGCCAGATCGGACGGACTGCGGAGGTACCTGA
- a CDS encoding phage tail protein — protein MAFAFLGAQSPDAWYEWTGSNHEVTAEGVAVARMPAPTYVSPETVIDGLAGETTVVDVALDECGVLYLLGSDGAVYTYDRRADRTTHLECLWHAARCDETVDDDASEGQTVDPNAIAVTPEIIYLTDSDEGHVRAVSQRLLQTLWIIGEPFETPVGLASHQGTAYVLDRGDVSGEGFVARLAANGTAERIVTGLDAPEALVADADGNLYVLDRRGNGDGPLVVRKFDDEREEIVDDVYPIETFAVARSSTGFEPSCLEVGDEDELLAGIDPEGPAERTLFRFLPDEGTFERLPTFKRGSVALQLDRTDGTVQDGGLYVVDDSKRVVDFLAETRRYSRNPATDRYDAQVRTRLDSGELETAWHRVTASFDVHGAGSQVRLRYAATDDDTKTEDLEEITGIGPTYADRLRSAKVRWVSELVELTAEEISDVTGTAVSTSDDWLAEARRRAVDWTSLPLPDPGDALLDDPVGRYLWVELTLLGTESRTPRVASFRAYFPRESYLRYLPAIYREDPASAAFLERYLSIFESVFVDVEAEIDAVTRYLDPQGVPSEYLSWLRRWLALEAGETWSEEAERRLLERGPELFKRRGTRAGLLEMVRLFLEEPVESDESADVEGADDSTRAWANAHRHERAVLRRLAAKSQLTDAEVEAALRVHETLPAVYDRAERLFLLEYAAFNCIDSEETLAAYRALLGCPQCFLLMVTPPVSDEQLRTIRRIVDDQRPAHAAGRAIELRPWIRLGSNAYLGVNSTLPERDFVLEETELGANAVLSERESGFQLGRRSRLDEDDAPLS, from the coding sequence ATGGCGTTCGCGTTCCTCGGCGCGCAGTCGCCCGACGCCTGGTACGAGTGGACGGGATCCAACCACGAGGTGACCGCAGAGGGAGTCGCGGTCGCCAGGATGCCAGCGCCGACGTACGTCTCGCCCGAAACCGTGATCGATGGCCTCGCCGGTGAGACGACCGTCGTCGACGTCGCCCTCGATGAGTGCGGCGTCCTCTATCTCCTGGGGTCGGACGGGGCCGTGTATACGTACGATCGGCGAGCGGATCGAACGACGCACCTCGAGTGTCTCTGGCATGCAGCTCGGTGCGATGAGACCGTTGACGACGACGCAAGCGAGGGTCAGACTGTCGACCCGAACGCCATCGCCGTCACGCCAGAGATCATCTACCTAACGGACAGTGACGAGGGTCACGTCCGCGCGGTTTCGCAGCGACTGCTGCAGACACTTTGGATCATCGGCGAACCGTTTGAGACCCCCGTGGGGCTCGCCTCGCACCAGGGAACGGCCTACGTCCTCGACAGGGGCGACGTCTCCGGTGAGGGCTTCGTCGCTAGGCTCGCCGCCAACGGGACGGCCGAGCGGATCGTCACCGGGTTGGATGCGCCGGAAGCGCTCGTCGCCGACGCCGACGGAAACCTCTACGTCCTCGATCGGCGCGGCAACGGCGACGGGCCGCTGGTCGTCCGGAAGTTCGACGACGAGCGCGAGGAGATCGTCGACGACGTGTACCCGATCGAGACGTTCGCGGTGGCGCGGTCCTCAACGGGCTTCGAGCCGTCCTGCCTCGAGGTCGGCGACGAGGACGAACTCCTCGCCGGCATCGATCCGGAGGGACCGGCCGAGCGGACGCTGTTTCGCTTCTTGCCGGATGAGGGAACCTTCGAGCGACTCCCCACGTTCAAGCGCGGCTCGGTTGCACTCCAGCTGGACCGGACCGATGGCACCGTCCAGGACGGTGGATTGTACGTCGTCGACGATTCGAAACGGGTCGTCGACTTCCTCGCAGAGACCCGCCGCTACAGCCGAAACCCGGCGACCGACCGGTATGACGCGCAGGTGCGGACCCGTCTCGACAGCGGTGAACTCGAGACGGCCTGGCACCGCGTGACCGCGTCGTTCGACGTCCACGGCGCCGGCTCGCAGGTTCGGCTGCGGTATGCCGCCACGGACGACGACACGAAGACCGAAGACCTCGAGGAGATCACGGGAATCGGGCCGACGTACGCCGATCGCCTTCGATCAGCGAAAGTCAGATGGGTTTCGGAGCTGGTCGAGCTCACCGCCGAAGAGATCAGCGACGTCACCGGCACCGCGGTCTCGACGAGCGACGACTGGCTCGCCGAGGCCAGACGCCGGGCGGTCGACTGGACCTCGTTGCCGCTACCCGACCCCGGCGACGCGCTGCTGGACGACCCGGTTGGGCGGTACCTCTGGGTCGAGCTGACGCTGCTCGGCACCGAGTCGCGGACGCCGCGTGTGGCGTCGTTTCGCGCGTACTTCCCGCGGGAGTCGTACCTGCGATACCTGCCGGCGATATACCGGGAAGACCCCGCGAGCGCGGCGTTCCTGGAACGGTACCTGTCCATCTTTGAGAGCGTTTTCGTCGACGTCGAGGCGGAGATCGACGCCGTCACGAGATACCTCGACCCGCAGGGCGTCCCGTCGGAGTACCTCTCGTGGCTCCGCCGCTGGCTCGCGCTCGAGGCGGGCGAGACCTGGTCCGAGGAAGCCGAACGTCGCCTCCTCGAGCGGGGCCCGGAGCTGTTCAAACGGCGAGGAACCAGAGCGGGCCTCCTCGAGATGGTCCGGCTCTTCCTCGAGGAACCGGTCGAATCCGACGAATCAGCCGACGTCGAGGGAGCCGACGACTCGACGCGAGCGTGGGCGAACGCCCATCGCCACGAGCGGGCAGTTCTCCGGCGGCTGGCGGCGAAAAGCCAGCTGACGGACGCCGAAGTCGAGGCGGCGCTGCGAGTCCACGAGACCCTCCCGGCGGTGTACGACCGCGCCGAACGCCTCTTTCTCCTAGAGTACGCCGCCTTCAACTGTATCGACTCCGAGGAGACGCTCGCGGCTTACCGCGCGCTGCTGGGCTGTCCGCAGTGTTTCCTCCTCATGGTGACTCCACCCGTGAGCGACGAACAACTGCGGACGATCCGCCGGATCGTCGATGACCAGCGGCCGGCCCACGCCGCGGGGCGCGCGATCGAGCTTCGACCCTGGATCCGACTCGGAAGCAACGCCTACCTTGGGGTCAACAGCACGCTCCCGGAGCGTGACTTCGTGCTCGAAGAGACCGAACTCGGCGCGAACGCGGTGCTCTCCGAGCGCGAATCGGGTTTCCAACTCGGCCGCCGCTCACGACTGGACGAGGACGACGCTCCGCTATCGTGA
- a CDS encoding putative baseplate assembly protein has translation MSEDPVVDGRRREQLRTHAESLAPYYTESWDPNSDDFGAAMIALFADLASEVTERLNRVPEKHRVGFFDSLGFTRRPPQSARLPLTFAVDNDLGENVPIPAKTRAVASAMDARPEQTFQIPADGGFEATPAAVDLAYSVDPLGDRIFDARSAAVDHEDAVIFGGEDHQRHELYIGDSDGLRVDPGSTIGVAIETVAAVDVLKDRLVWEYYGEKARDGETTEDWHAFEGRFIGDDRGNAVRIDLRLPASGTLTETEVDGVETHWIRCRLPGGVPPTSPFDLTVASIAVGPIQSPAGSPPKAMRYNDVPLPVEINGEGVLPFGESPQRLDAFYVASSEAFSKRDERVELRFDAVADIDTSVTDPRLSWEYWNGASWTRIAGVGDTTNRLRTDGAVAFPIPSDLSPTTVAGQESHWIRVRLVGGHYGTPKFEPNDDGTWSQVDDVTPPRFNSVTISFDPAAPPLGRPERLIAHNNLAFGENLTKRGSGSFRPFTGLPDTSQTFYLGFDGPLRDGPINLLFELADVEYPSAFYPRIRWEYCRSPDRDEWARLDATDETESLTRRGIVGIGFPEETIAFERFGRTRHWIRARVTGDEFTPAPVRASTETEAIVVSEIYPVRELVEVTNRSDAAIDLTGYRIDFEYNQPTVQIRAFPEGTTLQAGESLLVATGTKSIGPADLRFDYRRHVLNRGDPDVVAILAPDDGPIARQTYRPRTETAPIRPGSVLADRLEAGREAERRGTIPSVSSMTPFVDELEATRGQAPCPPACLETLTTVPPTGRPERTAPRLYGLYPNAGWSYNVRPIEDEIVGSSDGAPGQTFTVSSPPFIEGEVWIDERTALSEGARERLEGDPTDETERVNGRGDELEAFWVRWRRIDNFLETGDDDRVYALDPTVGELTFGDGVGGRIPPRGRDNVAVTYRTGGGEAGNVERGTVTDLSSSIPFVDEVSNPLPGDGGTDAESMNDVLSRAPRELRDRGRAVTVADVERVASASSRKLARTKCISGMDEDGGRAPGWVTLVIVPREQQRRPVPSTETKQQVRAAMRKRAPATLFEPDRLVVRGPSYVEVTVNTTLAAGVVESIAVLEARVTAALEGFLHPLTGRTSGEGWAFGTVPCLSDVYALLEGIDGVDHVEDLSVTLAGNDTDVSLTAGQPAPTVSPDTLVFSGTHEVAARGGR, from the coding sequence GTGTCTGAGGATCCGGTCGTCGACGGCCGGCGCCGCGAGCAACTCCGGACGCACGCCGAGTCGCTGGCTCCGTACTACACCGAGTCGTGGGACCCGAACTCCGACGATTTCGGGGCGGCGATGATAGCCCTGTTCGCCGACCTCGCATCGGAGGTAACCGAGCGACTGAACCGGGTGCCCGAGAAACACCGTGTTGGGTTCTTCGACTCGCTGGGATTCACCCGGCGGCCCCCGCAGTCGGCGAGGCTTCCGCTCACCTTTGCGGTGGATAACGACCTCGGGGAGAACGTACCGATCCCAGCGAAGACCCGGGCCGTCGCGTCCGCGATGGACGCCAGGCCGGAGCAGACCTTCCAAATCCCGGCCGACGGCGGGTTCGAGGCGACGCCGGCGGCCGTCGATCTAGCGTACTCCGTCGACCCGCTCGGCGACCGGATCTTCGACGCCCGGTCGGCAGCCGTCGACCACGAGGACGCCGTGATCTTTGGCGGCGAAGACCACCAGCGACACGAACTGTACATCGGGGACTCCGACGGGCTACGGGTCGATCCGGGATCGACGATCGGCGTCGCGATCGAGACGGTGGCGGCCGTCGACGTCTTGAAGGACCGGCTGGTCTGGGAGTACTACGGCGAGAAGGCCCGCGACGGCGAGACGACCGAGGATTGGCACGCCTTCGAGGGGCGCTTTATCGGAGACGACCGAGGTAACGCCGTGCGGATTGACCTCCGGCTCCCGGCGAGCGGGACGCTCACGGAAACCGAGGTCGACGGCGTCGAGACCCACTGGATCCGGTGTCGACTTCCCGGCGGCGTCCCGCCGACCAGCCCGTTCGATCTCACGGTTGCCTCGATTGCGGTTGGGCCGATCCAGTCCCCGGCAGGGTCGCCGCCGAAGGCGATGCGGTACAACGACGTTCCGCTCCCGGTCGAGATCAACGGTGAGGGAGTGCTCCCGTTCGGCGAGTCCCCACAACGGCTCGACGCGTTCTACGTCGCATCCTCCGAGGCGTTCAGCAAGCGCGACGAGCGAGTCGAACTCCGTTTCGATGCCGTGGCCGACATCGATACGAGCGTGACTGATCCACGGCTCTCCTGGGAGTACTGGAACGGCGCCAGCTGGACGCGGATCGCCGGAGTCGGTGATACGACGAACCGGCTTCGGACCGACGGCGCAGTTGCCTTCCCCATCCCTTCCGACCTCTCGCCGACGACGGTCGCCGGCCAGGAGAGTCACTGGATCCGCGTTCGGCTCGTCGGCGGTCACTACGGAACGCCGAAGTTCGAACCCAACGACGACGGGACTTGGTCGCAAGTCGACGACGTAACGCCGCCGCGCTTCAACTCGGTGACCATCTCATTCGACCCGGCGGCGCCGCCGCTGGGCCGCCCGGAGCGGCTCATAGCGCACAACAATCTCGCATTCGGCGAGAACCTCACTAAGCGCGGTTCCGGATCGTTCCGACCGTTCACTGGGCTTCCCGACACGTCCCAGACGTTCTATCTCGGTTTCGACGGGCCGCTCCGCGACGGGCCGATCAACCTGCTGTTCGAGCTCGCCGACGTCGAATACCCGTCAGCGTTTTACCCGCGGATCAGATGGGAATACTGTCGTTCCCCCGACCGCGACGAGTGGGCCCGACTGGACGCCACCGATGAGACTGAGAGCCTGACCCGTCGAGGGATCGTCGGCATCGGCTTTCCCGAGGAGACCATCGCCTTCGAGCGGTTCGGTCGGACTCGGCACTGGATCCGCGCTCGGGTAACCGGCGACGAGTTCACCCCCGCCCCCGTGCGGGCGTCGACCGAGACGGAAGCCATCGTCGTCAGCGAGATCTACCCGGTCCGCGAGCTCGTCGAGGTCACGAACCGCAGCGACGCTGCGATCGACCTCACGGGATATCGAATCGACTTCGAGTACAACCAGCCGACGGTACAGATCAGAGCGTTCCCCGAGGGGACGACGCTCCAGGCCGGCGAGTCGCTCCTCGTCGCGACCGGAACGAAATCGATCGGTCCCGCCGACCTGCGCTTCGACTACCGGCGGCATGTCCTCAACCGCGGCGATCCCGACGTGGTCGCGATCCTGGCGCCGGACGACGGACCGATCGCCAGACAAACGTATCGCCCGCGAACGGAGACAGCGCCGATACGCCCCGGGTCGGTGCTGGCCGACCGACTTGAAGCCGGACGGGAGGCCGAGCGACGAGGGACGATCCCCTCCGTCTCGTCGATGACCCCCTTCGTCGACGAACTGGAGGCGACGCGCGGCCAAGCGCCGTGTCCGCCCGCCTGTCTAGAGACGCTCACTACCGTCCCCCCGACGGGTCGGCCGGAGCGCACCGCACCCCGCCTCTACGGGCTCTACCCGAATGCGGGCTGGTCGTACAACGTTCGTCCGATCGAAGACGAGATCGTCGGCTCCAGCGACGGTGCTCCCGGCCAGACGTTCACCGTGTCATCGCCACCGTTCATCGAGGGTGAAGTCTGGATCGACGAACGTACCGCGCTCTCTGAGGGGGCCCGTGAACGTCTCGAGGGGGACCCGACCGACGAGACCGAGCGAGTGAACGGTCGCGGTGACGAACTGGAGGCCTTCTGGGTCCGGTGGCGCCGGATCGATAACTTCCTCGAGACCGGGGACGATGACCGGGTGTACGCACTCGACCCGACCGTTGGCGAGCTCACGTTCGGGGACGGCGTCGGCGGCCGAATCCCACCGCGTGGTCGGGACAACGTCGCGGTGACCTACCGGACTGGCGGCGGCGAGGCGGGTAACGTCGAACGTGGGACGGTGACCGATCTGTCCAGTTCGATCCCGTTCGTCGACGAGGTGTCCAACCCGTTGCCGGGAGACGGCGGTACCGACGCGGAGTCGATGAACGACGTCCTCTCGCGTGCGCCCAGGGAACTCAGAGACCGTGGCCGCGCGGTGACAGTGGCCGACGTCGAGCGAGTCGCGTCGGCGTCGTCACGGAAGCTCGCGCGGACGAAGTGCATCTCCGGTATGGACGAGGACGGCGGGCGGGCTCCGGGGTGGGTCACGCTCGTGATCGTCCCCCGCGAACAGCAGCGACGCCCCGTTCCGTCGACGGAGACGAAACAGCAGGTGCGGGCAGCGATGCGGAAGCGGGCGCCAGCGACGCTGTTCGAACCTGATCGCCTGGTGGTCCGGGGACCAAGCTACGTCGAAGTGACGGTCAACACGACGCTCGCGGCCGGCGTCGTTGAGAGCATCGCAGTGCTCGAGGCCCGTGTGACCGCCGCGCTTGAGGGGTTCCTCCACCCCTTGACCGGTCGGACCAGCGGCGAGGGTTGGGCGTTCGGTACGGTGCCGTGTCTCTCGGACGTTTACGCACTGCTCGAAGGGATCGACGGCGTCGACCACGTCGAGGATCTCTCGGTGACGCTCGCCGGCAACGACACCGACGTCTCACTGACGGCGGGACAGCCGGCGCCGACCGTTTCGCCCGACACCCTCGTGTTCAGTGGAACCCACGAGGTTGCGGCGCGAGGAGGGCGCTAG